Proteins encoded together in one Labilibaculum sp. DW002 window:
- a CDS encoding ABC-F family ATP-binding cassette domain-containing protein, producing MISLNNLTVEFGGFTLFKQVSFIVNTRDRIGLVGKNGAGKSTLLKIFAGKQEATKGTVSIPNEIKIGYLPQQMKHEDGRTVIEEALTAFEEVIQLEKEIAQINNEIAERTDYESEEYMKLINRLTEKNDRFHMMGGENIQAEAERTLLGLGFLRSDFNRQTDEFSGGWRMRIELVKILLRRPNVFLLDEPTNHLDIESIQWLEDFLKTYPGAVVLVSHDRAFLDNITNRTVEISVGKIYDYKVSYTEYVQLHAERREQQMKAYVNQQKMIKDTEDFIERFRYKATKSVQVQSRVKQLEKLDRIEVDEVDNSKLNLKFPPAPRSGDLVCQVKDLSKSYGDNLVLKDLEFVIERGEKLAFVGKNGEGKSTLVKVLMGELDHTGICKIGHNVKIGYFAQNQAMLLDENKTVFDTIDDVAVGDVRTKIRDILGAFMFGGEDIDKKVKVLSGGERSRLAMIRLLLEPVNLLVLDEPTNHLDMKSKDVLKEALLKFEGTVIVVSHDREFLDGLSSKVYEFTNKKIKEHLGGIYSFLQNKKMDSLKELEVKKNIVQTQVEIAPSDNKMNYLERKEMSKKISKMERAVSTAEDNIARFEEQIVEMEDMLANPEKMQDQSLFSKYEQAKKDLENEMTAWENYNEELENLIAEKGE from the coding sequence ATGATCTCATTAAACAATCTTACGGTTGAATTTGGCGGCTTTACTTTGTTTAAGCAAGTTAGTTTTATTGTGAATACTCGCGATAGAATCGGTTTGGTGGGAAAGAATGGTGCAGGAAAATCAACACTCTTAAAAATCTTTGCTGGAAAACAGGAGGCTACTAAGGGGACAGTTAGTATACCTAACGAGATTAAGATTGGATATTTGCCTCAGCAAATGAAGCATGAGGATGGAAGAACGGTAATTGAAGAAGCTTTAACTGCTTTTGAAGAAGTGATTCAATTGGAGAAGGAGATTGCTCAAATAAATAATGAGATTGCCGAGCGTACAGATTACGAATCAGAGGAATATATGAAATTGATAAATCGTTTAACGGAAAAGAACGATAGGTTTCATATGATGGGAGGAGAGAATATTCAAGCTGAAGCAGAGCGTACTTTGTTAGGTTTAGGATTTTTACGTAGCGATTTTAATCGTCAGACTGATGAGTTTTCAGGCGGATGGCGAATGCGTATAGAATTGGTAAAGATATTACTTCGTCGTCCTAATGTATTTCTACTGGATGAGCCGACTAACCACTTGGATATTGAATCGATTCAATGGCTGGAAGATTTCTTGAAAACTTATCCTGGAGCTGTTGTGCTGGTTTCTCATGATAGAGCATTTCTTGATAATATTACCAATCGTACGGTTGAAATCTCGGTTGGAAAAATATACGATTATAAAGTATCCTATACAGAGTATGTCCAATTACATGCCGAGCGACGTGAGCAGCAGATGAAAGCTTACGTGAATCAGCAAAAAATGATTAAGGATACCGAAGATTTTATAGAACGATTCCGTTATAAAGCTACTAAGTCGGTTCAGGTACAATCACGTGTAAAGCAATTAGAAAAGCTGGATCGAATTGAAGTAGATGAGGTTGACAATTCAAAGTTGAATTTGAAATTCCCACCAGCGCCTCGTTCAGGAGATTTGGTTTGTCAGGTGAAAGATTTGAGTAAATCTTATGGCGATAATCTAGTATTGAAAGACCTAGAGTTTGTTATTGAGCGTGGTGAAAAGTTAGCCTTTGTTGGTAAGAATGGCGAAGGTAAGTCGACCCTTGTAAAAGTGTTGATGGGCGAGTTGGATCATACGGGTATTTGTAAAATTGGACATAATGTGAAGATCGGTTACTTTGCACAGAATCAGGCGATGTTACTTGATGAGAATAAAACGGTTTTCGATACAATTGATGATGTTGCCGTGGGAGATGTACGAACTAAGATTCGTGATATTCTGGGAGCATTCATGTTTGGTGGCGAAGATATCGATAAGAAGGTGAAAGTTTTATCAGGAGGAGAGCGTTCGCGATTGGCTATGATTCGTCTTTTGCTGGAACCTGTAAACTTGCTTGTTCTTGATGAGCCTACCAACCATCTTGATATGAAATCGAAGGATGTGTTAAAAGAAGCACTTTTGAAATTTGAAGGAACGGTAATTGTTGTTTCGCACGATAGAGAGTTTCTGGATGGTTTATCTTCTAAGGTATATGAGTTTACGAATAAGAAGATAAAAGAACATTTGGGTGGTATTTATTCATTTCTTCAGAATAAGAAAATGGATTCTTTGAAGGAGCTGGAAGTAAAGAAAAATATCGTACAAACGCAGGTGGAAATAGCTCCTTCGGATAATAAAATGAATTATTTGGAGCGCAAAGAAATGAGTAAAAAGATTTCCAAAATGGAAAGGGCGGTCTCTACTGCAGAAGACAATATTGCGCGTTTCGAAGAGCAAATTGTCGAGATGGAAGACATGCTAGCCAATCCAGAAAAAATGCAAGATCAAAGTTTGTTCTCAAAATATGAACAAGCAAAGAAAGATCTTGAAAATGAAATGACAGCGTGGGAGAATTACAATGAAGAACTTGAAAATTTAATTGCTGAAAAAGGAGAATAA
- a CDS encoding DUF418 domain-containing protein, translating to MPKLSAHPTHLNERIKSLDILRGFALLGILLINILLFALPNAAFSNPSVMGDLSSSDHFSYYLVHVFGELKFMTMFSILFGAGILLFITRLENKEIDGSKIHIRRMLWLLLFGMIHAYFIWFGDILVAYSLIGLIAVLLRKMKDQWKIVLCVILYLIPMGFFYMIGSLFESMPKEMAADAMKDFSPSQDLLKAEIDLYQVGSWFDIFVKRAKLNMNYQVGSFFMLSMWRTTGMMLLGMVLLNKGILSAEKSKLFYLILAVVGLTVGTLFSNEGIHQMIEAKWEVIHFFKFGYQFNYFGSLFTSLGYIGLIILIYQMKILQFLTKALEAVGRMAFTNYLCQSIICSIIFYSYGFGMFARFSRIELLALVALIWIFQMISSYYWLKYYRMGPFEWLWRYLTYKEKPQLSLNVKHQ from the coding sequence ATGCCCAAACTATCTGCTCACCCAACCCATCTTAACGAACGCATTAAATCCCTCGATATCCTTCGCGGATTTGCCCTTTTAGGGATTTTACTAATTAATATTCTTCTGTTCGCATTGCCGAATGCCGCATTTTCAAACCCTTCGGTTATGGGGGACTTATCCTCTTCAGATCACTTTTCGTATTATTTGGTTCATGTTTTTGGAGAACTTAAATTCATGACAATGTTTTCGATCCTTTTTGGAGCAGGAATACTTCTGTTCATAACAAGGTTAGAGAATAAGGAAATTGATGGTTCTAAAATTCACATTAGAAGAATGCTTTGGCTTCTTTTATTTGGTATGATACATGCCTATTTTATCTGGTTTGGAGACATTTTAGTAGCCTATTCCTTAATTGGTTTAATTGCAGTTTTATTACGAAAAATGAAGGATCAATGGAAGATTGTATTGTGTGTAATTTTGTACCTCATTCCAATGGGATTTTTCTATATGATTGGTAGCCTTTTTGAAAGTATGCCTAAAGAAATGGCAGCAGATGCAATGAAAGATTTTAGTCCATCACAAGACCTATTAAAGGCAGAAATTGATTTGTACCAAGTTGGTTCGTGGTTCGATATTTTTGTGAAACGTGCTAAATTGAATATGAATTATCAAGTTGGATCATTTTTTATGCTCTCTATGTGGAGAACTACTGGGATGATGCTTTTGGGTATGGTTCTATTGAATAAAGGCATATTGTCTGCTGAAAAATCAAAATTGTTTTATTTGATTTTGGCTGTTGTTGGATTAACTGTTGGAACTCTTTTCAGTAATGAGGGAATTCATCAGATGATTGAAGCAAAGTGGGAGGTAATCCATTTTTTTAAGTTTGGTTATCAATTTAATTATTTCGGCAGCTTATTCACTTCTTTAGGCTACATTGGCTTGATCATCTTGATTTATCAAATGAAAATTTTACAATTTTTGACAAAAGCTCTCGAAGCAGTTGGTCGAATGGCTTTTACGAACTACCTTTGCCAATCCATAATTTGTTCCATCATTTTTTATAGTTATGGCTTTGGAATGTTTGCACGCTTCTCTAGAATTGAACTGCTTGCATTGGTCGCACTGATCTGGATATTCCAAATGATTTCATCTTATTACTGGTTGAAATATTATAGAATGGGACCATTTGAATGGTTGTGGCGTTATCTAACTTATAAAGAAAAACCACAATTATCACTAAATGTAAAACACCAATAA
- the rlmB gene encoding 23S rRNA (guanosine(2251)-2'-O)-methyltransferase RlmB has product MAKQRQEMLFGIRATMEAIKSEKEIEKVLLQTGLSGNLFQELFDLIREKGVEYQFVPSEKIKSLDQHNNQGVIALIVPIPYQEIEDVIPQILAEGKTPLILILDQITDVRNFGAIARSAECAGVQAIIIPFKNSAKITPDSIKTSAGALYNIPVCRVQNLKTTARNLKKEGIRIVAATEKAEKVYTEGDFSLATAIIMGSEDTGIEDALLRLADEQVKIPITGSIESLNVSVAASLMVYEAVRQRG; this is encoded by the coding sequence ATGGCTAAACAAAGACAGGAAATGTTGTTCGGAATTAGAGCAACGATGGAAGCGATTAAAAGCGAAAAAGAAATAGAAAAAGTATTACTACAAACTGGTTTATCTGGTAACTTATTTCAAGAATTATTCGATTTAATTCGCGAAAAAGGTGTAGAATATCAATTTGTGCCTTCTGAAAAGATAAAATCTTTAGATCAGCATAATAATCAGGGTGTTATTGCTTTAATTGTGCCAATTCCTTACCAGGAAATAGAGGACGTGATTCCGCAGATTTTAGCGGAAGGGAAAACACCTTTAATTTTGATTTTAGATCAGATTACTGATGTGAGAAACTTTGGAGCTATCGCTCGTTCAGCAGAATGTGCTGGGGTACAGGCGATCATTATTCCATTCAAAAACTCGGCTAAGATTACACCAGATTCAATTAAAACATCAGCTGGAGCTTTGTATAACATTCCAGTTTGTAGAGTTCAAAATTTGAAAACAACAGCGCGTAATTTAAAGAAAGAAGGAATTCGTATTGTAGCTGCAACTGAGAAAGCAGAAAAAGTATATACAGAAGGAGATTTTTCATTGGCTACTGCAATTATTATGGGGTCAGAGGATACTGGTATCGAAGATGCATTGTTGCGCTTAGCGGATGAGCAAGTTAAAATTCCAATTACAGGTTCTATTGAATCTTTAAATGTATCGGTTGCTGCATCACTAATGGTGTATGAAGCGGTTCGTCAAAGAGGATAA
- a CDS encoding 4Fe-4S dicluster domain-containing protein, with amino-acid sequence MDLISTLALYFCLTCAIIFFIGLLYSAIIFWFENEKRASFRALLIAIILPIPYFLSWQYSWEIVAIILLIDLILTAVAFSIPLPTSKNRTDRFPKTQIDERDIMFSRNELKPGSQRYEDYYSKNPNRKATDNEFRKEAGLLSNKSIFYNKLAYAASNASFYTVDQFKDAIDGPVNQKKEEISPERMLEFLIGWSKKLGALNIGFTKIENYHYYSHKGRGESYGQEIKEHHQYAIAFTVEMTQEMVTAAPQASIVMESGQQYLEAGRIAIQIGQFLRSLGYSAKAHIDGNYEVVCPLVARDAGLGEIGRMGLLMTPKEGPRVRLGVVTTNFEIPVHKYQQNHSMLDFCNRCKKCADVCPSKAISFDTPKQVNGIKRWQINSEACFTYWAKAGTDCGRCMATCPYSHPDNLLHNSIRWGIKHSPLFRRIAVPLDDFFYGRKPKSADMPSWVKEK; translated from the coding sequence ATGGATTTGATATCTACTTTGGCATTATATTTTTGTTTGACTTGTGCTATTATATTCTTTATTGGGCTGTTATATAGTGCTATTATATTCTGGTTCGAGAATGAGAAAAGAGCAAGTTTTAGAGCTCTCCTTATTGCAATAATTTTGCCAATTCCTTATTTTTTATCTTGGCAATATTCATGGGAAATTGTAGCAATCATACTATTAATTGATCTGATATTAACAGCAGTAGCATTTAGTATTCCACTACCTACTTCGAAAAATAGAACTGATCGCTTTCCTAAAACACAAATTGATGAGCGGGACATCATGTTCTCGAGAAATGAATTAAAACCAGGGAGTCAGAGGTACGAAGATTATTACTCAAAGAATCCAAATCGTAAGGCAACTGACAATGAATTTCGAAAAGAAGCAGGTCTATTATCTAACAAATCAATCTTTTACAATAAATTGGCCTATGCAGCATCTAACGCAAGTTTTTACACTGTAGATCAATTTAAAGATGCCATTGATGGCCCTGTAAACCAAAAGAAAGAAGAGATATCTCCTGAAAGAATGTTAGAATTTTTAATTGGATGGAGTAAGAAATTAGGAGCTTTGAACATTGGTTTTACTAAAATAGAAAACTACCACTATTATTCCCATAAAGGCCGAGGAGAAAGTTATGGGCAAGAAATAAAAGAGCATCATCAATATGCAATTGCATTTACTGTAGAAATGACGCAAGAAATGGTGACTGCAGCACCGCAAGCCTCAATTGTCATGGAATCAGGACAACAATATTTAGAAGCAGGTCGAATTGCGATACAAATTGGTCAATTTTTAAGAAGCTTAGGCTATTCGGCCAAAGCTCATATTGATGGAAATTACGAAGTTGTTTGTCCTTTGGTAGCAAGAGATGCTGGATTAGGAGAAATTGGCCGTATGGGCTTATTAATGACTCCAAAAGAGGGTCCTCGAGTTCGCTTAGGGGTTGTTACAACTAATTTTGAAATTCCAGTTCACAAATATCAACAGAACCACAGTATGTTAGATTTCTGCAACCGCTGTAAGAAATGTGCCGATGTTTGTCCAAGCAAAGCAATATCTTTTGATACCCCAAAACAAGTAAATGGTATTAAACGCTGGCAAATTAATTCTGAGGCATGCTTTACCTACTGGGCTAAAGCAGGCACAGATTGTGGTCGTTGCATGGCTACTTGCCCATATTCCCACCCAGATAACCTTCTGCACAACTCTATTCGTTGGGGCATAAAACATTCGCCTCTGTTTAGACGAATTGCTGTTCCTTTAGATGATTTCTTTTATGGCAGAAAACCCAAATCGGCTGATATGCCAAGCTGGGTTAAAGAAAAATAA
- a CDS encoding 3-oxoacyl-ACP synthase III family protein, whose translation MSTKRFSKIVGSGSYIPTVQVKNEHFLNHDFFEPNGKKIETPNEEIIEKFKDITGITERKYAATDQQNSDLAYIAASRALESSGIDKESLDYILVAHNFGDVKPDSTLTNQLPCLAAKVKNLLQIENPQTVAYDILFGCPGWIQAMIQANYFIKSGDAKRVMVIGAETLSRVCDPHDRDSMIYADGAGATILEACEAEEESGILSHAMRTDTKNEAFFLRADVSDNIDFEGNSNNLFIKMHGHKIYEYVISNVPQLVKESIEKAGLGLNDIKKVLIHQANEKMDEAIAKRLFRLYGERKVPEDIMPMIIKKMGNNSVATVPILYDMIAKGELEGHEFETGDNLIFASVGAGMSINAFVYKV comes from the coding sequence ATGAGTACCAAAAGATTTTCGAAAATTGTTGGGTCGGGTAGTTATATCCCAACTGTCCAAGTTAAAAATGAACACTTTTTGAATCATGATTTTTTCGAGCCTAATGGCAAAAAAATTGAAACTCCCAATGAGGAAATTATTGAGAAATTTAAGGATATAACTGGAATTACAGAAAGAAAATATGCCGCTACTGATCAGCAAAATTCTGATTTGGCTTATATCGCTGCAAGCAGAGCGTTAGAATCATCCGGAATCGATAAAGAAAGTCTTGATTATATTCTTGTTGCTCATAATTTCGGCGATGTAAAACCTGATTCCACTTTAACAAATCAATTGCCTTGTTTAGCTGCAAAAGTGAAGAATCTGCTTCAAATCGAAAACCCGCAAACCGTAGCCTACGATATTCTTTTCGGATGTCCTGGTTGGATTCAAGCCATGATTCAAGCTAACTACTTCATAAAATCGGGCGATGCTAAACGTGTAATGGTTATTGGTGCTGAAACCCTTTCAAGGGTTTGCGATCCTCACGATAGAGATTCTATGATTTATGCAGATGGAGCAGGTGCAACGATATTAGAAGCATGTGAAGCAGAAGAAGAATCTGGAATATTGTCTCATGCCATGAGAACCGACACTAAAAACGAAGCATTCTTTTTACGTGCGGATGTTTCGGACAATATTGATTTTGAAGGAAACAGCAACAATCTATTCATAAAAATGCACGGGCATAAAATCTACGAATATGTTATTTCAAATGTGCCGCAATTGGTAAAGGAGAGTATAGAAAAAGCTGGCTTAGGATTAAATGATATCAAAAAAGTTCTAATCCATCAAGCCAACGAAAAAATGGACGAGGCCATTGCCAAACGCTTATTTCGCTTGTACGGTGAAAGAAAAGTTCCGGAAGATATTATGCCAATGATTATCAAAAAAATGGGAAATAACTCGGTAGCAACCGTACCTATTCTTTACGATATGATTGCGAAAGGAGAATTGGAAGGTCATGAATTTGAAACAGGAGATAACCTTATATTCGCATCAGTAGGTGCTGGTATGAGCATTAATGCCTTTGTTTATAAGGTATAA